From the genome of Aerosakkonema funiforme FACHB-1375, one region includes:
- a CDS encoding carbon dioxide-concentrating mechanism protein CcmK: protein MAIAVGMIETLGFPAVVEAADAMVKAARVTLVGYEKIGSGRVTVIVRGDVSEVQASVAAGIESVKRVNGGQVLSTHIIARPHENLEYVLPIRYTEEVQQFRDSVSGIRPYNRP, encoded by the coding sequence ATGGCAATCGCAGTTGGCATGATCGAAACCCTGGGCTTTCCGGCTGTTGTGGAAGCCGCAGACGCAATGGTAAAAGCCGCTCGCGTCACCCTCGTAGGCTATGAGAAAATTGGTAGCGGTCGCGTGACGGTAATTGTCCGGGGCGATGTTTCCGAAGTGCAAGCCTCGGTTGCAGCTGGGATTGAATCTGTGAAGCGGGTTAATGGCGGTCAAGTATTGTCCACACACATTATTGCGCGTCCTCACGAAAACCTAGAGTACGTCCTGCCGATTCGTTACACCGAAGAAGTGCAGCAGTTCCGCGATAGCGTCAGCGGCATTCGTCCATACAACAGACCATAA
- a CDS encoding carbon dioxide-concentrating mechanism protein CcmK, translating to MPIAVGMIETKGFPAVVEAADAMVKAARVTLVGYEKIGSARVTVIVRGDVSEVQASVAAGVESAKRVNGGEVLSTHIIARPHENLEYVLPIRYTEAVEQFRT from the coding sequence ATGCCAATTGCTGTCGGAATGATTGAGACCAAAGGGTTTCCGGCTGTGGTAGAAGCAGCCGACGCTATGGTCAAAGCAGCCCGCGTCACACTTGTAGGTTATGAAAAAATCGGCAGTGCCCGCGTGACCGTAATAGTACGGGGGGATGTCTCGGAAGTGCAGGCTTCGGTGGCAGCGGGAGTAGAATCCGCCAAGCGGGTAAATGGAGGCGAAGTTTTATCCACTCACATAATTGCCCGTCCCCATGAGAACCTAGAATATGTACTGCCCATTCGTTATACCGAAGCTGTCGAACAGTTTCGTACCTAA
- a CDS encoding NAD(P)H-quinone oxidoreductase subunit F has protein sequence MTEFLLETSWWVPVYGLVGAVLTLPWSMGIVHRTGPRPAAYFNLLMTFLAFVHGFIVFRLTWNREPYELVFHWLKAADLDLSFALEISQVSVGAMDLVAGLSLLAQLFALGYMEKDWALARFFALMGFFEGAMSGLALSNSLFLSYALLEMLTLSTYMLVGFWYAQPLVVTAARDAFLTKRVGDVLLLMGVVVLATQAGSLNFIDLYEWADTAYLSPTAATLLGFALIAGPIGKCAQFPLHLWLDEAMEGPNPASILRNSVVVAGGAYVLIKLQPILNVSPVALDALVVIGSVTAIGASLVAIAQIDIKRALSHSTSAYLGLVFIAVGTQWTGFALLLLFAHAIAKALMFMSVGSVIMTTNNQDITEMGGLWSRMPATTTAFVVGSAGLVGLLPLGGFWALHRGVDIYLFDRPLLVAILLLVNTLTALNLTRVFRLVFLGKAQPKTKRAPEVPWPMAVPMVTLTIATLLVPSIMQRLLLLPDWEYVNPKAAVLLVTSGAIGCGIGSIIYLNKAWSRSLFLPWRFLQDLLGYDFYIDRVYRLTVVFAVDRLSQLNAWIDRYIVDGFVNLLGLGTIFGGQTLKYSASGQSQFYVLIILLGISFFGFLMTWLFEPSFFKMFLNGEFWRLAFD, from the coding sequence ATGACTGAGTTCCTGCTAGAAACGAGTTGGTGGGTGCCCGTATACGGCTTAGTTGGTGCGGTTTTGACCCTACCCTGGTCAATGGGCATCGTCCATCGTACAGGCCCGCGACCGGCTGCCTACTTTAATCTGTTGATGACCTTTTTGGCATTTGTGCATGGCTTTATCGTCTTCAGATTGACCTGGAATCGAGAGCCCTATGAGTTAGTATTCCACTGGCTCAAAGCAGCAGATTTAGATTTGTCCTTTGCCCTGGAAATCTCGCAAGTGAGCGTTGGGGCAATGGATTTGGTGGCGGGTCTGAGCTTGCTGGCGCAGCTATTCGCCTTGGGATACATGGAAAAAGACTGGGCGCTAGCTCGCTTTTTTGCACTGATGGGATTTTTTGAAGGGGCAATGAGCGGTCTGGCGCTGAGTAACTCTCTGTTTCTCAGCTACGCGCTGCTGGAAATGCTCACCCTTTCTACTTATATGTTGGTGGGATTCTGGTACGCTCAACCGTTGGTGGTGACAGCAGCGCGAGATGCCTTTTTGACCAAGCGGGTGGGAGATGTGCTGCTGCTGATGGGAGTGGTGGTGCTGGCCACTCAAGCAGGAAGCTTGAATTTTATCGATTTATACGAATGGGCGGATACTGCCTATTTATCTCCCACCGCTGCGACTTTGTTGGGCTTCGCTTTGATCGCTGGCCCAATAGGTAAATGCGCTCAGTTTCCGCTGCACCTTTGGTTGGATGAGGCGATGGAAGGGCCAAACCCAGCTTCGATTTTGCGAAACTCGGTGGTGGTAGCTGGTGGTGCTTATGTGTTGATCAAACTTCAACCGATTTTGAATGTTTCGCCTGTAGCTTTGGATGCTTTGGTGGTTATCGGTTCTGTGACGGCGATCGGCGCTTCTTTGGTGGCGATCGCCCAAATCGATATTAAGCGAGCTTTGTCCCATTCCACCAGCGCTTATTTAGGTTTGGTATTTATCGCTGTAGGCACGCAATGGACCGGTTTTGCCTTACTGTTACTGTTTGCTCATGCGATCGCCAAAGCGCTCATGTTTATGAGCGTTGGTTCTGTAATTATGACAACCAACAACCAAGACATAACCGAAATGGGCGGTCTGTGGTCTCGGATGCCTGCAACTACTACTGCTTTTGTGGTTGGCAGCGCTGGCTTGGTGGGATTGCTGCCTTTGGGAGGATTTTGGGCCCTGCATCGAGGCGTTGATATTTATTTGTTCGATCGACCTTTGCTGGTGGCAATCTTGCTGTTGGTCAATACCCTGACGGCGTTAAATTTAACCCGCGTATTTCGTCTCGTCTTTTTGGGCAAAGCTCAACCTAAGACGAAACGGGCACCAGAGGTTCCCTGGCCAATGGCTGTGCCGATGGTAACTTTAACCATTGCGACTTTATTAGTGCCTTCGATCATGCAGCGCTTGTTGCTGCTACCCGATTGGGAATACGTCAACCCAAAAGCGGCGGTGTTGCTGGTGACATCGGGTGCGATCGGCTGTGGGATCGGGTCAATTATTTATCTCAACAAAGCTTGGTCGCGATCGCTGTTTCTGCCTTGGCGGTTTTTGCAGGATTTGTTGGGTTACGACTTTTACATCGATCGGGTTTATCGCTTGACTGTAGTATTTGCAGTCGATCGCCTTTCCCAATTAAACGCTTGGATCGATCGCTACATTGTGGATGGATTTGTTAACCTACTCGGTCTGGGCACAATTTTCGGCGGTCAAACTTTGAAGTACAGCGCTTCCGGTCAATCCCAATTTTATGTGCTGATAATTCTTCTGGGAATCAGCTTTTTTGGCTTCCTGATGACCTGGTTATTTGAGCCCTCATTTTTCAAAATGTTTTTAAACGGGGAATTTTGGCGATTAGCTTTTGATTAG
- a CDS encoding NADH-quinone oxidoreductase subunit M, whose translation MLSALIWVPIITAAIMAFWPGNITPKVTRQLTLIVASGVFILSLILASQFHTESASQQFVEIIPWIDVLGLSYHLGVDGLSLPLLVLNALLTCIAIVSTDEAIQRPRFYYALLLVLNACVAGAFLAQDLLLFFVFYEIELIPLYLLIAIWGGKKRGYAATKFLIYTAISGILILAAFFGLFFLSDASTFAYESLRHHTLPLATQFLLLGAILVGFAIKIPLVPFHTWLPDAHVEASTPISVLLAGVLLKLGTYGLLRFGLGLFPEAWQILAPSLATWAVVSVLYGSLNAIAQTDMKKMVAYSSVGHMGYILLAIAAATPLSLLASVIQMTSHGLISGLLFLLVGVVYKKTGTRDIEVLRGLLNPERGLPVVGSLMVLGVMASAGLPGMVGFISEFLVFRGSYPVFPIQTLLSLVGTGLTSVYFLLLVNRVFFGRLSEVVENLPQVQWKERAPAIALAMLIVMLGLQPNWIVRWTETTTTTMTLTNQQLTANTQTVLD comes from the coding sequence ATGCTGAGTGCTTTGATTTGGGTGCCAATTATAACCGCCGCTATAATGGCGTTTTGGCCTGGAAATATAACGCCAAAGGTAACTCGTCAATTGACTTTAATAGTTGCCAGTGGTGTGTTTATTTTGTCCCTCATACTGGCAAGTCAATTTCACACAGAAAGTGCGAGCCAGCAATTTGTAGAAATCATACCTTGGATTGATGTTTTGGGCTTGAGCTATCACCTGGGCGTTGATGGTTTATCTTTGCCTTTGCTGGTTTTAAACGCTCTTTTGACTTGTATTGCGATCGTCAGTACAGATGAGGCTATCCAGCGACCCAGGTTTTATTACGCTTTGCTGTTAGTGTTGAATGCCTGTGTCGCCGGTGCGTTCCTAGCCCAGGATCTGCTTTTGTTTTTCGTATTTTACGAGATAGAACTGATTCCTCTGTATCTTTTAATTGCCATTTGGGGTGGCAAAAAACGTGGCTACGCAGCAACCAAGTTTTTAATCTATACGGCAATTTCGGGAATTTTAATTCTGGCAGCTTTTTTTGGGTTGTTTTTCCTCAGCGACGCTTCCACTTTTGCATACGAATCGCTACGCCATCATACTTTACCTTTGGCAACGCAATTTCTGCTGCTGGGTGCTATCTTGGTGGGCTTTGCAATCAAGATACCTTTGGTGCCGTTTCATACTTGGTTGCCGGATGCTCACGTAGAAGCCTCCACACCGATTTCGGTACTTTTGGCTGGGGTGTTGTTGAAGTTGGGAACTTACGGTTTGCTGCGCTTCGGGTTGGGTTTATTTCCAGAGGCTTGGCAAATTTTGGCTCCCAGTCTGGCTACCTGGGCGGTAGTAAGCGTGCTGTACGGGTCATTGAATGCGATCGCGCAAACAGATATGAAGAAAATGGTGGCCTACAGTTCTGTAGGCCACATGGGCTACATCCTTTTAGCCATAGCCGCTGCTACACCTCTGAGCTTACTGGCATCTGTCATTCAAATGACAAGCCACGGCTTAATCTCGGGACTGCTGTTTCTACTCGTGGGCGTTGTATATAAAAAGACTGGTACTCGCGATATTGAAGTACTGCGAGGACTGCTTAACCCAGAACGCGGTTTGCCAGTAGTTGGTAGCCTCATGGTCTTAGGGGTGATGGCTAGTGCAGGTCTGCCTGGTATGGTGGGTTTTATCTCGGAATTTTTGGTTTTTCGAGGCAGTTACCCGGTTTTCCCGATCCAAACCCTGCTTTCCTTGGTGGGTACTGGTTTAACCTCAGTTTACTTCTTGCTTTTGGTGAACCGTGTCTTTTTCGGACGGTTATCGGAAGTGGTGGAGAACTTGCCGCAAGTGCAGTGGAAGGAGAGGGCACCTGCGATCGCTTTAGCTATGCTGATCGTGATGCTGGGATTGCAACCTAACTGGATCGTGCGTTGGACTGAAACCACTACAACAACTATGACTCTCACCAACCAACAGTTAACGGCGAACACTCAAACGGTTTTAGATTAA
- a CDS encoding CO2 hydration protein: MLSPYIERLKAGGALLADTPENLIEVVGVLKSYGIVLDAYYNNLLYIANNQFLVLFPFFKYFNGEVSIQKLLQHWWHDRINFEYAEYCMRTMMWHGGGGLDTYIDSDEFKERARAAINAKTKGNFLIRGLDKLFPDFLLEQVRLQVYYSALGQFWRVMAPIFLILSDRYDRGEINSIPQVVEHILNGLVASANLPITYSVKIEGKEYEIIPKSAGLTFLMDTGVPYVEAVFFRGTPFPGTVSFNAQARQIPIDQSKFEYGALYADPLPIGGAGIPPTQLMQDMRHFIPDYLHDLYNRNRRREDDLRVQICISFQKSMFCVTTAAILGLAPYPINTTDPSEQQANRVYLEKWMDRFITSRLMVANSDPNACLYACQVKL; encoded by the coding sequence ATGCTTTCTCCATACATAGAACGGCTGAAAGCTGGCGGTGCGTTGCTCGCGGATACGCCTGAAAATCTGATAGAAGTTGTAGGTGTTCTGAAAAGCTACGGTATTGTGCTGGATGCTTACTATAACAATCTTCTCTACATCGCCAATAATCAATTTTTAGTGCTGTTTCCATTTTTTAAATACTTCAATGGCGAAGTTTCGATACAAAAATTGCTGCAACACTGGTGGCACGATCGCATTAATTTTGAGTACGCCGAGTACTGCATGAGAACAATGATGTGGCACGGTGGCGGCGGGTTGGATACTTACATAGATTCTGACGAATTTAAGGAAAGAGCGAGAGCGGCAATTAATGCCAAAACTAAGGGCAATTTCTTAATTAGAGGTCTAGACAAACTTTTTCCTGACTTTTTGTTGGAACAGGTACGCCTACAAGTTTATTACAGTGCGCTCGGTCAATTTTGGCGGGTAATGGCTCCCATATTCCTGATTTTATCGGATCGATACGATCGAGGCGAAATTAACTCCATTCCGCAGGTAGTAGAGCATATCCTCAACGGTTTGGTAGCATCTGCTAATTTGCCGATTACCTACTCCGTAAAAATTGAAGGTAAGGAATATGAAATTATTCCCAAATCAGCGGGTTTAACTTTCCTTATGGATACTGGCGTGCCTTACGTAGAGGCGGTGTTCTTCCGAGGAACGCCTTTTCCTGGCACAGTTTCTTTCAACGCACAAGCTCGTCAAATTCCCATAGATCAAAGTAAATTTGAATACGGCGCTTTGTATGCTGACCCGTTACCTATAGGCGGTGCTGGGATTCCACCAACTCAGCTAATGCAGGATATGCGCCATTTTATCCCAGATTACCTGCACGATTTGTACAATCGCAATCGGCGTCGAGAAGATGACTTGCGCGTACAAATTTGCATCAGTTTTCAAAAGTCGATGTTTTGCGTGACGACAGCAGCAATTTTGGGTTTGGCACCTTATCCCATTAATACAACAGATCCATCTGAGCAGCAAGCAAATCGCGTTTATTTGGAAAAATGGATGGATAGGTTTATTACTTCTCGTTTGATGGTGGCAAATAGCGATCCAAATGCTTGTTTGTATGCGTGTCAAGTGAAATTATAA
- a CDS encoding mannitol dehydrogenase family protein, with amino-acid sequence MNSNISTNSAIKLNQASLSRLPNNVQIPKYDRTQITNGIVHIGVGGFHRAHQALYLDNYFHQNPGSEWGICGVGLLEFDKRMRDALQSQDCLYTLVERSLEGDNAKVIGAITKYLFAPDNRQAVIDAMAKPECKIVTLTITEGGYYYIEGSGEFDANHPTIQYDLQHPDEPIGVYGFLTAALDRRRQQGIAPFTVLSCDNLQGNGHIAQKMLTAFAQMRDSDLGNWIAENVAFPNCMVDRITPATTPADIKMVTEQFGIDDAFPVVAEPFLQWVVEDNFCAGRPNWESVGVQMTNDVHPYEMMKIRLLNASHLLIGYFGTLVGYTYVHEAMADPLIRQAVDRLMDEVTPTLQPVPGIDLDNYKKTLIERFANPKIRDQLPRLCLNSSAKIPKFILGSLRDALQQGSSIDYMSLAIAAWFRYLNGKDDRGNSIPIDDPMADTLTQIAISSGSDPQPLLSVSEIFGDLPQSSRFVEAVSDRLRSLYELGAKETLTRF; translated from the coding sequence ATGAACAGCAATATCAGCACAAATTCAGCAATTAAATTGAATCAAGCATCTCTATCTCGTCTACCAAATAACGTTCAGATCCCAAAGTACGATCGCACTCAAATTACCAATGGAATCGTGCATATCGGCGTTGGTGGATTTCATCGGGCGCATCAAGCATTATACCTCGATAATTACTTTCATCAAAATCCCGGTAGTGAATGGGGAATCTGCGGGGTTGGATTGCTTGAATTCGACAAACGAATGCGCGATGCACTTCAATCTCAGGATTGTTTGTATACCCTGGTTGAACGATCGCTAGAAGGAGATAATGCTAAAGTTATCGGCGCAATTACTAAATATTTATTTGCACCCGATAACCGACAAGCAGTTATTGATGCAATGGCAAAACCTGAATGTAAAATTGTCACTTTAACGATCACCGAAGGGGGTTATTATTATATTGAAGGTAGCGGCGAATTCGATGCCAATCATCCAACAATTCAATATGATTTGCAACATCCCGATGAACCGATCGGAGTATACGGCTTTTTGACAGCAGCACTCGATCGCCGTCGCCAACAAGGAATAGCACCGTTTACCGTGCTTTCCTGCGATAATTTGCAAGGAAACGGTCACATCGCACAAAAGATGTTAACTGCATTTGCACAGATGCGCGATTCCGATCTGGGAAATTGGATTGCTGAAAATGTTGCGTTTCCGAACTGTATGGTCGATCGCATTACTCCCGCTACTACCCCAGCAGATATCAAAATGGTAACGGAACAGTTTGGCATTGATGATGCTTTCCCAGTCGTTGCAGAACCTTTTCTTCAGTGGGTAGTTGAAGATAATTTCTGTGCGGGTAGACCGAATTGGGAATCTGTTGGCGTACAGATGACCAACGATGTTCATCCTTACGAGATGATGAAAATTCGGCTACTTAATGCCAGTCATTTGTTAATCGGTTATTTTGGTACTTTGGTCGGCTATACTTACGTTCACGAAGCGATGGCAGATCCGTTAATTAGGCAAGCTGTCGATCGCTTAATGGACGAAGTTACGCCCACTCTTCAACCCGTACCTGGAATCGATTTAGATAATTACAAAAAGACTTTAATCGAACGATTTGCCAATCCGAAAATTCGCGATCAACTACCGCGTCTTTGCCTGAATAGTTCTGCCAAAATACCAAAATTTATTCTAGGTTCTCTGCGCGATGCACTACAACAAGGAAGTTCGATCGATTATATGAGTTTAGCGATCGCTGCCTGGTTCCGCTATCTTAATGGCAAAGACGATCGAGGTAATTCAATTCCCATCGATGACCCAATGGCAGATACGCTAACTCAAATAGCTATTTCTAGCGGTTCCGATCCTCAACCATTACTCAGTGTATCTGAGATTTTTGGCGATTTACCGCAGTCATCGCGTTTCGTCGAAGCAGTTAGCGATCGTTTACGCAGTTTGTACGAATTGGGAGCTAAAGAAACACTGACTCGGTTTTAG
- a CDS encoding ABC transporter ATP-binding protein, whose translation MSTVALRDIHKTYADTQVIKGIDLDVGDREFVVFVGPSGCGKSTLLRMIAGLEEISSGDLFIDEQKVNDVPPDKRGLAMVFQSYALYPHMTVAENMAFSLRLAGMPKPRRYERAKEVARILQLEPLLNRKPKELSGGQRQRVAIGRALVRNPKVFLFDEPLSNLDAALRVQMRIELASLHDSLQATMIYVTHDQVEAMTLADKIVVLHSGIVEQVGSPLELYHHPRNQFVAGFIGSPKMNFLPVTVAAVNNLGVTVKLPDNASVTIPVKPGNISIGDSATLGIRPEHLRVDRNNATLNGEVLVMERLGGETYLYVRIAGGNTIVVQTHGDDPSHLHDVVPIHIKGDICHLFNAQGEAIPKAQRHPLTR comes from the coding sequence ATGTCAACAGTCGCTTTAAGGGATATCCATAAAACCTATGCCGATACGCAGGTAATCAAAGGCATAGATCTCGATGTAGGCGATCGCGAATTTGTGGTATTCGTCGGGCCGTCAGGTTGTGGGAAATCAACCTTACTTCGCATGATTGCCGGATTAGAAGAAATTTCCTCTGGCGATTTATTTATCGACGAACAAAAAGTTAATGATGTACCGCCAGATAAACGCGGATTGGCAATGGTATTTCAAAGCTATGCCTTATATCCTCACATGACTGTAGCGGAAAATATGGCGTTTAGTCTCCGCCTTGCTGGAATGCCAAAACCCAGACGTTATGAAAGGGCGAAAGAAGTTGCGCGGATTTTACAATTGGAACCTTTACTCAATCGTAAACCGAAAGAACTATCGGGAGGACAACGACAACGAGTTGCGATCGGTCGTGCATTAGTTCGCAATCCCAAAGTGTTTTTGTTTGATGAACCTTTATCAAATTTAGATGCTGCTTTGCGCGTGCAAATGCGGATCGAACTTGCTAGTTTGCACGACAGTTTGCAAGCGACAATGATTTACGTAACGCACGATCAAGTTGAAGCGATGACTCTTGCTGATAAAATTGTTGTATTGCATAGCGGTATCGTGGAACAAGTAGGATCTCCTTTGGAACTATATCACCATCCCCGCAATCAATTCGTAGCTGGATTTATCGGTTCGCCTAAAATGAATTTCCTTCCAGTTACGGTAGCAGCCGTTAATAATTTGGGTGTTACTGTCAAACTTCCCGATAATGCTAGTGTAACTATTCCAGTCAAACCTGGAAACATATCGATCGGTGATAGCGCAACTCTAGGAATTCGCCCCGAACATCTGCGAGTCGATCGAAATAACGCCACATTGAACGGCGAAGTGTTGGTCATGGAAAGACTAGGCGGAGAAACCTATCTCTACGTAAGAATTGCCGGCGGCAACACAATAGTTGTGCAAACTCACGGTGACGATCCCAGTCATTTACATGACGTGGTTCCCATTCATATTAAGGGCGATATTTGTCATTTATTCAATGCACAAGGTGAAGCAATCCCAAAAGCTCAACGTCATCCTCTCACCCGTTAA
- a CDS encoding carbohydrate ABC transporter permease, whose product MTKKNNNRWLFTFLGWLVACLLFFPIFWMFLTSFKTEVAAVATPPQLFFQPTLENYAAIQDRASYFNYAFNSVAVSVGSTILALLLAIPAAYAMAFFPTKRTKQTLMWMLSTKMLPSVGVLVPIYILCRNTGLLDTRIGLIIIYTLINLPIVVWMIYSFFKEVPKEILEADRMDGASTQQELVHVLLPLALPGIASTALLSIILSWNEAFWSLNLTTADAAPLTAFIASFSSPQGLFWAKLSAASTLAIAPILIFGWLSQRQLVRGLTFGAVK is encoded by the coding sequence ATGACGAAGAAAAACAATAATCGTTGGCTATTTACTTTCCTCGGTTGGTTAGTTGCTTGTCTATTATTCTTCCCAATTTTCTGGATGTTTCTCACCAGTTTTAAAACGGAAGTAGCGGCAGTTGCAACTCCTCCTCAGTTATTCTTTCAGCCAACATTAGAAAATTATGCGGCAATTCAAGACCGAGCATCATATTTCAATTATGCGTTTAATAGCGTAGCGGTTTCGGTTGGTTCTACCATACTTGCATTGCTGCTTGCTATACCTGCGGCTTATGCGATGGCATTTTTCCCAACTAAACGCACCAAGCAAACTTTGATGTGGATGCTGTCAACGAAAATGCTACCATCCGTTGGCGTGCTAGTGCCTATTTATATATTGTGTCGCAACACTGGATTACTTGATACTCGCATCGGCTTGATTATCATTTATACCTTGATTAATTTGCCGATCGTTGTTTGGATGATCTACAGCTTTTTCAAAGAAGTTCCCAAAGAAATTCTCGAAGCCGATCGCATGGATGGAGCAAGTACACAACAAGAACTGGTTCATGTATTGCTACCTTTGGCATTACCAGGAATAGCATCTACAGCTTTACTTTCAATTATTTTATCTTGGAATGAAGCATTTTGGAGCTTGAATTTAACAACCGCAGATGCTGCACCTTTAACCGCATTTATTGCTTCATTTTCCAGTCCGCAAGGATTGTTTTGGGCAAAACTTTCAGCGGCATCAACATTGGCGATCGCACCCATTTTAATATTCGGTTGGCTAAGTCAACGCCAATTAGTTCGCGGTCTAACATTTGGTGCTGTGAAATAG
- a CDS encoding carbohydrate ABC transporter permease — translation MSSSIAVKPHRETPPVQRPPRRKVSTLPLVAPSVIALLLWMIVPLLMTIWFSFQRYNLLNPDARKFIGIENFTFILSDPALWTSIGITVILVVSVLAITIGLGTLLAVLFDQDFFGRGIARVLAISPFFVMPTVSALIWKNMLMHPVNGLFAQITRGLGLGAIDWFADVPLLAIIIIVSWEWLPFALLILLTAIQSLDREQLEAARMDGANAIASFRFVILPHLSRAIAVVAMIETIFFLTIFAEIFVTTGGGPGLATTNLAYYIFLRALLEFDVGGASAGGLIAVILANIVAIFLMRSVARNVDT, via the coding sequence ATGTCTTCTTCAATAGCTGTAAAACCGCACCGCGAAACACCGCCCGTTCAGCGACCACCAAGGCGGAAGGTATCAACTTTACCTCTGGTTGCGCCTTCGGTGATTGCCTTATTGCTGTGGATGATCGTGCCTTTGTTGATGACGATTTGGTTTTCTTTTCAAAGGTATAATCTGCTAAATCCAGATGCACGCAAATTCATCGGCATTGAAAATTTCACGTTTATTTTGAGCGATCCGGCTTTATGGACTTCGATCGGGATTACGGTGATTTTGGTGGTTTCGGTTTTGGCGATTACGATCGGTTTGGGTACGTTATTGGCGGTTTTGTTTGACCAGGACTTTTTCGGGCGTGGAATTGCGCGGGTGTTGGCAATTTCTCCGTTTTTTGTGATGCCGACTGTTAGCGCCCTGATTTGGAAAAATATGCTGATGCACCCGGTAAATGGGCTGTTTGCTCAGATTACGAGGGGTTTGGGTTTGGGCGCGATCGATTGGTTTGCAGATGTTCCGCTGCTAGCAATTATCATCATTGTTTCTTGGGAATGGTTGCCTTTTGCGCTGCTGATTTTATTGACTGCAATTCAATCGCTCGATCGCGAACAATTAGAAGCTGCCCGAATGGATGGCGCTAATGCGATCGCTTCATTCCGTTTCGTCATCTTACCGCATTTGAGTCGCGCTATTGCTGTAGTTGCGATGATCGAAACGATTTTCTTTTTAACAATTTTTGCCGAAATTTTTGTTACCACTGGTGGCGGGCCAGGATTAGCAACTACTAACCTTGCCTATTACATCTTCCTGAGAGCTTTATTGGAATTCGATGTAGGTGGTGCTTCCGCAGGTGGATTAATTGCTGTCATTCTTGCCAATATCGTAGCTATCTTTTTGATGCGTAGTGTTGCTCGTAATGTGGATACTTAA